ATAACAACGTGCCCTATGTACCCGGTGTCGCGACCGCGACCGAGGTTATGCGCTCATGGCAGGCAGGCCTGCGTCTGGTGAAGCTGTTTCCAGCCAACATCCTCGGTGGGCTCAGATACATCGATGCACTCGGATCAGCCTTCCGAGACGTCTCCTTCATGCCCTCGGGAGGAGTCTCCCCCGACACCCTTGCCGAGCATCTGGCCCACCCGGCTGTGGCCATGGTCAGCGGCAGCTGGATGACCTCGTCGACGACTCTGGATCGCGGCGCCGCCGAGGTCGCGGGCACCGTACGTGCAGCCTTGGCGACCACCTCAGACATCGGCGCTCGAGCATGAGCGGCCTCGTCACGGCCGGAGAGAGCCTCGCCCTCATCTACACGAGGAACACAGGCGGTCTCGATGTTCTCTCTGAGGCAGCCGTCAGTTTCGGCGGAGCGGAGAGCAACGTGGCAATTGCGGCAGCTCGCCTCGGCGCCGACGTGTCCTGGGTCGGCCGGATCGGAGACGATGCCTTCGGTCGCCGGATCACACGCACCATCCGCGGCGAAGGGATCGACGTGTATGGCGCTCTCGATTCCACGGCACCGACCGCGCTGATGGTCAAGGACCGCCCGTCGCTCGGCCGCACACGTGTCGTCTACTACCGGACCGGCAATGCCGGGAGCCGTCTGTGCGTCGAGGACCTCCCTCAGCCGGCACTGGAGTCTGCGGAGATCTTTCACTTCACGGGCATCTCCCTGGCCTTGGGTGACCAAGTGGCCCGAACAGTCCTCACCGCCGCGCGGACCGTCCGCGAGGCCGGAGGCTGTGTCTCATTCGACCTCAACTATCGCTCGAAGATGTGGACACATGAGTCGGCGGAGCCGGCATTTCGTGAAGCCATCGGGCTCTCGGACATCGTGTTCGCAGGAGATGATGAAGCCGCGATCGCTGTCGGGAGTGGTTCTGTCGGCGAATTGGCGCAGCGGATAACAGCGCTCGGCCCGCAGGAGGTTGTGATCAAGCTCGGTGATCGTGGCGCCTACGCCCTCGTGGGTGACGAGACAGTGCAACAGCCGCCGTTCCTCGTTGAGGTCGCGGACACCGTCGGCGCCGGAGATGCCTTCGTCGGCGGCTACCTGACAGAGCGTCTGGCCGGTCTCGACCTGAAGAGCCGAATGCGCACGGCGGCAGCGGCAGGAGCATGCGCGTGTCGTGGCGATGGCGACTGGGAGATGATGCCGACCCGCCGCGACATCATGGAACTCACCACGGGAGGCGACCCGGTCTCGCGCTGAGCCGCAGGCCGGGTCTCGAGCCCGGCTTCGCCACGGCTCCGGCACTCGCCTATGCCGGGCTCGACTACTCCGAGGGTTCGATCTTCGCGCCCTCGCGCTTGACCTCCTCGAGCGGCCACAGCTTCTCATAAGGCTGCCCGGTGAGCTTCTCCAGGCGAGTGCGAGTCTGAAGGTCGACGTCGGCCTTGGCCCCGCCCGCTTCGAGACGGCCGATCTCGGCCAGAAGCACCGAGTGCGCCTGCTTGTCGAGGTGGAAGCGCCGCGAGACCACGAACGCGATGATGATGAGTATCAGCGGAGCGAAGATTGTGACCGCTGCAATGGCACCGGACACTCCTGCGGGCTGAACGAGCACACACTCACCGGTGCAACCGGCGTCGACAGGGACTCCACCGCTGGTTCCCGGTTTCATGAAGCCGGACGCGTCGATCAACCCGCCGACGATGAGTGAGCCGATGGCACCGGTCGACTTCCGTCCGAAGGTCATAACCGCCGCATAGATTCCGGCCCGGTGTTCTCCCGTCATCAGATAGTCCACGTCGGGAATGAACGGATAGACATTCCAGGGCGTGAACTCAAGCAGAGCTCGGCCGATCTGATACGCGACGCCGACGATGATGAGCAAGACGATCGTGGACTGCGGCTGGAACACGTATATCGCACCCAGTGAGAGCAGAGTCGCCGTGATCAAAGTGTATGAGGTCGCATAGAGGAAGCGGGGGCCGCGTGCGACCATGAGGAACCCGGCAATGATCGTGACCGGCAGACCCACGATGCCGAGAGCCTGCAACGTGAGACCGAAGGTCTCACTGCTGGCGATCGAATACACCACGAAGAAAGTCAGAGCACTGGAGAAGACGTCCTTGGCGGTGAACGAACTCAGGTAGATGACCAAGTGCTTGACGAAGGCTCGATTGCGGAAGGTGCTGCCGGCCTGGATGACAGTGGTCTTGAGGGTGAGCCAGAGACTCTGTCTGGGCTGTGCCTCGAGCTGCGCAAGGTATTCCGGTGTGATCTTTCGTTCCCAGGTGGTGAAATAGGCGATCGCGACGCCGAGGGCGAACAGCACCGACAATGCCGTCCCGGCAATGAGGTAGGCGTGCGGATCGCCCGTTGCCTGGATCGCTGCAGGCAGCGCGAACACCAGGAAGGTTCCGCATGCTGAGAAGAACATTCGAGTTGCGGACAGCTTCGTGCGGTCGGTGTAGTTCTCGGTCATCTCGCTGGGCAGCGTCTCCCAGGGGATGAGGATGATCGCCATGATCACCTCCACTGCGAGATAGACGACCAGGTAGTACCAATAGCCCTGGCCCGCTATCCACAGCAGCGGGAAGACGAGGAGGACCAGGGGTGCGCCGATCATCAGGAAGAAGTGTCGGCGGCCGAATCTGCGACCGAGTCGAGTGCGGAAGAAGTTGTCCGTCAGCGGCCCCACGAGCACGCTGACGACGGCGTCGACGATCCTCGCAATGAACAGGATCGATGCGCCCTGCAGCGCCGAGACCCCGCCGTAGTTCGTGAAGAAGAACAGCATGAGTCCACCGACGATGGTGTTCCATCCGCCGCCCATGAGGTCGACGACACCGTAGCCCATGCTGCGCACGATCGTGATCGGCCTCGCGGTGTATACCCGTGCGCCGGAGTAGTCGCGCTCGCTTCGCTTCGAGGCAGTTGCATCGGTGTGCATGTCAAGCAGGTCCCTTCGTTGGTCCTCGAACAAGTCAGCGACACTGCCGACATTGTTCTGTACTACGGAACTGTGATCTGTAGTACGGATTGACACTAAAGCTCAGAGAACATGAATGCAAGCCCCCTCACGCACCAATTGCTCTGCCGAATCGAGTATCGTGGTCACGTATACAGACCTGAGGTCCGTCAGGTGGAACCGAAAAAGCTGAGACACACTGAGGTGGCGATCGATTATGAGCGGCCGGAGAACACGTGAAGGCGCAAGCACCCAGCGCTCTTTCCTCGATGCAGACTTTCTGCTGGAAACCGAGACTGCACAGCGACTGTTCGATGCCACCGGCGACCTGCCCATCGTCGACTACCACTGCCACCTCTCCGCCCAGGAACTCGCCGACGACCGACGGTTCGCGTCGATCACCGAAGTATGGCTGGAAGGCGATCACTACAAGTGGCGCCTGATGCGGGGCGCGGGAGTGGACGAGCGCCTCATCACAGGTGACGGCTCGGACTGGGAGAAGTTCGAGGCGTTCGCCGACGTCGTCGGTCGAGCCATCGGCAACCCCGTTCAGCACTGGTCCCACCTTGAGCTCCAGCGCTTCTTCGGAATCCACGATGTGCTCAACGCATCAAGCGCTCGCGCCATCTACGATGCGGCGAACTCGAGGTTGCGCGAAGACGACTTCAGCGCCCGAGGGCTGGTTCGGACCAGCCGGGTCGAGGTCATCTGCACGACGGACGATCCCCTGGACTCGCTCGAACACCATCAGGCCCTCGCCGCAGCCGAGGACTTCGACACCCTCGTCGTCCCAGGGTTCCGGCCCGACGGGGTGCTGCGCATCGAGAGGGACGAGTTCGCGCCCTATCTCGAAAAGCTCGGCGCTGTGACCGGAGGACCGATCACCGACTTCAGTGGGCTCGTCTCTGCTCTGGAACAGCGGGTCGCCTACTTCGCGGAGCGAGGAGGGACGGTCTCCGACCAATCACTGGAGGTATTCCCGAAACAGCCCTCCACCGACGCCGAGGCGGAGGCAATACTCGTGCGGCGCCTCAGCGGCGAGCGGCTCACCGAATCCGAAGCCGCATCGTTCCGGTGGGCAGTCCTCCACCACCTGGCGAGAATCTACCACCGGCACGACTGGGTGATGGAGCTGCACCTCAACGCGCTGCGAGACGCAAATCCGCGCGCACTGCACGAGATCGGTTCGGACAGCGGGTTCGACGGGATCGGCGAGGACGCTCCGGTGCAGGCGCTGCAGAGGTTCCTCGGCGAACTCGCCGAAGCGGACGAGCTGCCGCGGACTCTCCTCTTCACGGTCGACGAGAAGCAGAACAAGCAGCTCGCCGTGCTCGCCACCTGTTTCCCCGGTCCCGGAACCGCCGGAAAGGTGCAGTTGGGCAATGCGTGGTGGTTCAATGACACGATCGCAGGAATGTCGGATCAGATCCGAACCTTCGCCGAGGTCGGATATCTGCCGGCAGCGGTCGGCATGGTCACCGATTCGCGCTCGTTCCTGTCCTACCCACGGCACGAGTACTTCCGACGCATCGTCGTCGACCTCGTGGGGCAGTGGGTCGATTCGGGACAGGTCCCCGCCGATCACGACACCCTCATCGAGATTCTGCGCGACGTCTTCCATGACAATGCGGTGCGCTTCTTCCGATTCGATGCGGCACTGCAGGGCGGGAGATCATGAGTCTCGCTCTCGACTCCGATTCCTTCGACCGATTCGACGAATTCTCAGCCGCAGGTTTCCGGGTTCCGCAGTTCGACCCTCGCGTGATGCGGAAGGCGACGACTGCGGCGCCGACCTGGGTCCACCTCGGTGCCGGCAACTTCTTCCGCAGCGTTCATGCGATTGTGGCGCAGGCGATGCTCGACGGCGGTCATGAGACCGGGATCGTTCTTGCGAATCTCCGAGATCACACCGTGGTGGAGAACTCGCGTCGGACCGATGACCTCTTCGTCAACGTCGTGATGAACGCCGACGGAACCATCGACCCAGCCCTCATCGCCTCCGTCGCCGAGAGTGCGCAGCTCGCGTCAGATGCCGCCACAGGTTGGGACCGAATGAGCGCGGTGTTCAGGCAGTCGTCGTTGCAGCTCGTCACGCTCACGATCACGGAGAAGGGATACCAGACGGTCGACGCGTCCGGGGAAGCCCTTCCCGAGATCGCGGACGACGTCGACTGCGGTCCTGCTCGGAATCGGACCGCGATCCCTGCCTTGGCGTCCCTTCTGCTCACCCGGTTCCACGCAGGAGGCACTCCCATCGCATTGATGAGCACGGACAACTTCTCGGACAACGGCGACCGGTTGGCCCAAGCGGTGCGCAGCATCGCTGATCTCTGGGTCGCGTCCGGGCAGGCACCGGCCGAGTTCGCAGACTATGTCAGCGATCGGCAGCGGGTCGCCTATCCATCGACCATGGTCGACCGGATCACTCCGTCCCCCTCGCCCGCGGTCGCGGCAATGCTTGCCGAACGCGGCCTCATCGGCGCAGATGTCCGCGAGCGCAGCGGAGGCGGCCCGCTCGCGTCGTTCTCCAACACCGAGAGCACCAGCTACCTGGTCGTCGAGGATGACTTTCCCAACGGGCGACCGCCGTTCGAGCTGGCCGGCGTGCTGGTGGGCGACAGAGAGCTGGTCAGCAGAGCCGACCGGATGAAGGTGTGCACATGCCTCAACCCGCTGCATACCGCAATGGCGGTGGTCGGGTGCCTGCTGGGCTTCACCCGGATCGCGCACATGATGGACGACTGTGACATCAGAGCGCTCGTCGAGGGCGTCGGGCGACACGAGGGGCTGCCGGTTGCGGACACTCCGTCGGGCCTCGACCCTGCAGCCTTCCTGGCGGAGGTCATCGATGTTCGGCTTCCCAATCCCGGTCTTCCCGACTCGCCGCAGCGCATCGCCACGGACACCTCGCAGAAGCTCGGCATCCGCTTCGGCGAAACGATCAGGCGACACGTGGATGTCGGCGATGCGCAGCATCTGACCTGGATCCCCTTCGCGATCGCGGCCTGGGTCAGATATCTCCTCGGCGTCGACGATGATCTTGCGCCCTTCGAGCGCAGCCCAGACCCCCTGCTGCCCGCGATAGACAATCGTCTGAAGGGTATGCGCATCGGTGATCCTGAGACCGCTTCGAGCGCACGAGACCTGCTCGCGGATGAAGCGATCTTCGGAGTCGATCTCGTCTCCGTCGGGCTCGCTCCGACGGTTGAAGGCCACCTCGGTGCGATGCTGGCCGGAGCCGGGGCAGTACGCAGAACGTTGCACAGACTCGCCGATTCCACTCGCCCCGAACACACAGCGAAACCCTCAGCCGCAGCAAGGAGCAATCACTCATGAGAATGTCATTCCGCTGGTTCGGAGCCCAGGACGACCCCATTTCGCTCACGCACATCCGGCAGATCCCGGGCGTCGGGGATGTGGTCGGTGCACTCTATGACATCCCGACCGGAGAAGCCTGGCCCGAGCACCGGATCGCCGAGCTCAAGGCGCAGGTGGAGGACGCCGGGCTGAATCTTCAGGTCATCGAGTCGGTCAACATCCATGACGACATCAAGATCGGTCTGCCCAGTCGTGACCGGTACATCGACAACTACCGAGAGACGATCCGCCGGCTCGGCAAGGCGGGCATCTCGGTCATCTGCTACAACTTCATGCCGGTCTTCGACTGGCTGCGCACTGACCTATGGTACGAATTGCCCGACGGCTCGCAGACGATGCAGTACGACCGGTCGGTCTCCGAGTCGATCTCCCCGGAATCGCTCCTGGAACAGTACACGGCAGGCTCATCAGATCTGAGTCTTCCGGGCTGGGAGCCGGAACGTCTGTCCGATCTGCGGAGCCTGTTCGCCCAGTACGAGGGAGTGGACGCGAACACGCTTCGTGAGAACCTCAAGTACTTCCTCGAAGCGATCATGCCCGTGTGTCAGGAGGCCGGTGTCTCGATGGCGATCCATCCGGACGATCCGCCCCATCCTCTTTTCGGCCTGCCCCGCATCGTCTCCGACCGTGACGACCTGCGCTGGATCGTTGACGCTGTGGACAGCCCGCACAATGGGCTCACCCTCTGCACCGGAAGTCTCGGTGCCAACCGGGCCAATGACGTCGTCGACATCATCGAGGAGTTGGTCCCGGAAGGTCGTGTGCCATTCGCGCATATCCGCAATATCCGGTGGCAGGACGAGGGACGCTTCTATGAGTCGGCACATCTGTCGTCGGAAGGTTCTCTGGATCTGCACCAGATCGTTCGCGCCTTCCATCGTGCCGGCTTCGACGGTGTCATCCGGCCGGATCATGGGCGCATGATCTGGGGCGAGACGGGGCGGCCCGGATACGGGCTCTTCGACCGGGCCCTCGGTGCCGCTTACCTCAACGGGCTCTGGGAGGCCGCCGACAAGTCCCCCCTCCTGAAAGAGCGACCGGCTCAGAAGATCGAGCTGTAGGCGTTGAGCGCCAATTGGCCGCCGAGGTGGGCGTAGAGGACCGTCGAGTCCTTCCCCACCGTGCCCTCGCCGACGAGGTCGAGCAGCCCGGCCATCGACTTGCCCTCGTAGACGGGGTCGAGGATGACGCCCTCGAGCTGCGCGGTGGTGCGGATCGCATTCACCGTCGATTCCTCGGGAATGCCGTAGGCCGGTCCCTCCCAGCCGGGTCGGATGTCGACCTCATCGTCTGTGATCCCGCGGCCGAGGCCGATGAGCTCTGCAGCGTTGTTCGCGATCCGCTTGACCTGGTCTCGGGTCTTGTCCAGTGTCGCCGAGGCGTCGATGCCGATGACCTGTCGCCTCGGCCCTCCTGCCGCCTCGAGCGCGGCGAACCCGGCGATCATCCCCGCATGGGTCGAGCCGGTGACCGTGCACACGACGATGGTGTCGAAGAAGACGCC
The Brevibacterium marinum genome window above contains:
- the uxaC gene encoding glucuronate isomerase is translated as MSGRRTREGASTQRSFLDADFLLETETAQRLFDATGDLPIVDYHCHLSAQELADDRRFASITEVWLEGDHYKWRLMRGAGVDERLITGDGSDWEKFEAFADVVGRAIGNPVQHWSHLELQRFFGIHDVLNASSARAIYDAANSRLREDDFSARGLVRTSRVEVICTTDDPLDSLEHHQALAAAEDFDTLVVPGFRPDGVLRIERDEFAPYLEKLGAVTGGPITDFSGLVSALEQRVAYFAERGGTVSDQSLEVFPKQPSTDAEAEAILVRRLSGERLTESEAASFRWAVLHHLARIYHRHDWVMELHLNALRDANPRALHEIGSDSGFDGIGEDAPVQALQRFLGELAEADELPRTLLFTVDEKQNKQLAVLATCFPGPGTAGKVQLGNAWWFNDTIAGMSDQIRTFAEVGYLPAAVGMVTDSRSFLSYPRHEYFRRIVVDLVGQWVDSGQVPADHDTLIEILRDVFHDNAVRFFRFDAALQGGRS
- the uxuA gene encoding mannonate dehydratase, which produces MRMSFRWFGAQDDPISLTHIRQIPGVGDVVGALYDIPTGEAWPEHRIAELKAQVEDAGLNLQVIESVNIHDDIKIGLPSRDRYIDNYRETIRRLGKAGISVICYNFMPVFDWLRTDLWYELPDGSQTMQYDRSVSESISPESLLEQYTAGSSDLSLPGWEPERLSDLRSLFAQYEGVDANTLRENLKYFLEAIMPVCQEAGVSMAIHPDDPPHPLFGLPRIVSDRDDLRWIVDAVDSPHNGLTLCTGSLGANRANDVVDIIEELVPEGRVPFAHIRNIRWQDEGRFYESAHLSSEGSLDLHQIVRAFHRAGFDGVIRPDHGRMIWGETGRPGYGLFDRALGAAYLNGLWEAADKSPLLKERPAQKIEL
- a CDS encoding bifunctional 4-hydroxy-2-oxoglutarate aldolase/2-dehydro-3-deoxy-phosphogluconate aldolase, giving the protein MHTTQRIDVFDGQKLVPLAAPADPAQTLALHRGLLDGGLNIVEIGLRTPHAMTALSELAADGDLIVGAGTVMNGSQANEALSAGAQFLVSPGFADDILGVAIDNNVPYVPGVATATEVMRSWQAGLRLVKLFPANILGGLRYIDALGSAFRDVSFMPSGGVSPDTLAEHLAHPAVAMVSGSWMTSSTTLDRGAAEVAGTVRAALATTSDIGARA
- a CDS encoding mannitol dehydrogenase family protein, encoding MSLALDSDSFDRFDEFSAAGFRVPQFDPRVMRKATTAAPTWVHLGAGNFFRSVHAIVAQAMLDGGHETGIVLANLRDHTVVENSRRTDDLFVNVVMNADGTIDPALIASVAESAQLASDAATGWDRMSAVFRQSSLQLVTLTITEKGYQTVDASGEALPEIADDVDCGPARNRTAIPALASLLLTRFHAGGTPIALMSTDNFSDNGDRLAQAVRSIADLWVASGQAPAEFADYVSDRQRVAYPSTMVDRITPSPSPAVAAMLAERGLIGADVRERSGGGPLASFSNTESTSYLVVEDDFPNGRPPFELAGVLVGDRELVSRADRMKVCTCLNPLHTAMAVVGCLLGFTRIAHMMDDCDIRALVEGVGRHEGLPVADTPSGLDPAAFLAEVIDVRLPNPGLPDSPQRIATDTSQKLGIRFGETIRRHVDVGDAQHLTWIPFAIAAWVRYLLGVDDDLAPFERSPDPLLPAIDNRLKGMRIGDPETASSARDLLADEAIFGVDLVSVGLAPTVEGHLGAMLAGAGAVRRTLHRLADSTRPEHTAKPSAAARSNHS
- a CDS encoding sugar kinase → MSGLVTAGESLALIYTRNTGGLDVLSEAAVSFGGAESNVAIAAARLGADVSWVGRIGDDAFGRRITRTIRGEGIDVYGALDSTAPTALMVKDRPSLGRTRVVYYRTGNAGSRLCVEDLPQPALESAEIFHFTGISLALGDQVARTVLTAARTVREAGGCVSFDLNYRSKMWTHESAEPAFREAIGLSDIVFAGDDEAAIAVGSGSVGELAQRITALGPQEVVIKLGDRGAYALVGDETVQQPPFLVEVADTVGAGDAFVGGYLTERLAGLDLKSRMRTAAAAGACACRGDGDWEMMPTRRDIMELTTGGDPVSR
- a CDS encoding MFS transporter; this encodes MHTDATASKRSERDYSGARVYTARPITIVRSMGYGVVDLMGGGWNTIVGGLMLFFFTNYGGVSALQGASILFIARIVDAVVSVLVGPLTDNFFRTRLGRRFGRRHFFLMIGAPLVLLVFPLLWIAGQGYWYYLVVYLAVEVIMAIILIPWETLPSEMTENYTDRTKLSATRMFFSACGTFLVFALPAAIQATGDPHAYLIAGTALSVLFALGVAIAYFTTWERKITPEYLAQLEAQPRQSLWLTLKTTVIQAGSTFRNRAFVKHLVIYLSSFTAKDVFSSALTFFVVYSIASSETFGLTLQALGIVGLPVTIIAGFLMVARGPRFLYATSYTLITATLLSLGAIYVFQPQSTIVLLIIVGVAYQIGRALLEFTPWNVYPFIPDVDYLMTGEHRAGIYAAVMTFGRKSTGAIGSLIVGGLIDASGFMKPGTSGGVPVDAGCTGECVLVQPAGVSGAIAAVTIFAPLILIIIAFVVSRRFHLDKQAHSVLLAEIGRLEAGGAKADVDLQTRTRLEKLTGQPYEKLWPLEEVKREGAKIEPSE